One genomic segment of Cystobacter fuscus DSM 2262 includes these proteins:
- a CDS encoding 2-hydroxychromene-2-carboxylate isomerase, translated as MSPAPLRFFFDYVSPYAYLAWTQLPALAERHGRALEVVPVLFAGVLNALGTMGPAEVPAKRFYIYKHTHRLAHDLGVPFAFPSAHPFNPLLALRVTAAVREADARKRLVSALFSAAWAGGGGLVEPERVGACVSAVGLEAQALLAAAGTPDVKDQVRRGTEELLALGGFGVPTVLADQELFFGVDSLGHLERFLRGEDPLSPEERERLRTLPMAASRL; from the coding sequence ATGAGCCCCGCTCCCCTGCGCTTCTTCTTCGATTACGTCTCGCCGTACGCGTACCTCGCCTGGACGCAGCTTCCCGCCCTGGCCGAGCGTCATGGCCGCGCGCTGGAAGTGGTGCCGGTGCTCTTCGCCGGCGTGCTCAATGCGCTTGGAACCATGGGGCCCGCGGAGGTGCCCGCCAAACGGTTCTACATCTACAAGCACACCCACCGGCTCGCCCATGACCTCGGCGTGCCCTTCGCCTTCCCCTCGGCGCACCCCTTCAATCCGTTGCTCGCGCTCCGGGTGACGGCCGCCGTACGGGAGGCGGATGCCCGGAAGCGGCTCGTCTCCGCGCTGTTCTCGGCGGCGTGGGCGGGCGGGGGCGGCCTCGTGGAGCCCGAGCGCGTGGGCGCCTGTGTGAGCGCGGTGGGGCTGGAGGCCCAGGCGTTGCTCGCCGCCGCGGGGACGCCGGACGTGAAGGATCAGGTGCGCCGCGGCACCGAGGAGCTGCTCGCGCTGGGAGGCTTCGGCGTTCCCACCGTCCTCGCGGACCAGGAGCTCTTCTTCGGTGTCGACTCCCTGGGGCACCTGGAGCGCTTCCTGCGCGGGGAGGATCCACTCTCCCCCGAGGAGCGCGAACGCCTGCGGACCCTCCCCATGGCCGCGTCCCGTCTCTGA
- a CDS encoding FAD-dependent oxidoreductase, translating to MTTAPHSLQGRSHAVVIGASVTGLSTARVLADHFERVTVLDQDALPDSPVPRRGVPQASHVHNLMARGCQIFERLFPGLIAELESHGALTFDYGENTRILFQGQLLPRFRSGVRSVASSRALLEWCLQGRLRALPQLTVRTGTSVSRLQGERGGRIRGVVLKEGASTDTEQVLEADLVVDASGRGSHAPQWLQALGRALPPEQLIRPGLAYATRWYRVPPNRQVERLGDWVIIGTSPEFPARPYSGAVCRVEGEQMIVTLLGAGNHPMPTDDTDFLALARELPLPAIAELIQDAEPLSPIHTFRGARNRWRHYERVAHWPEGFVVLGDAACVFNPAYGQGMTVAGLSALLLDACLREDGAGMCHTFQKRLAELHQVPWGMVRGDDTLWELGDKATWVQRLTSQVQRQLVGSLFFSEAGTRRFLEVMHMLRTPESMLDREGLVQVGRGVVNRLARRLPPSLRPAWL from the coding sequence ATGACGACTGCTCCCCATTCCCTCCAAGGCCGAAGCCACGCCGTGGTCATCGGCGCCAGCGTCACCGGACTGAGCACCGCGCGAGTGCTCGCGGACCACTTCGAGCGGGTGACGGTGCTCGACCAGGACGCGCTGCCGGACAGTCCCGTGCCCCGGCGCGGCGTGCCCCAGGCCAGCCACGTGCACAACCTCATGGCGCGCGGATGTCAGATCTTCGAGCGGCTCTTCCCCGGGCTCATCGCCGAGCTGGAATCCCACGGCGCCCTCACCTTCGACTATGGCGAGAACACCCGCATCCTCTTCCAGGGGCAATTGCTGCCGCGCTTCCGCTCCGGGGTGCGCTCGGTGGCGAGCAGCCGCGCCCTGCTGGAGTGGTGCCTGCAAGGCCGGCTGCGCGCCCTGCCCCAGCTGACCGTGCGCACGGGCACGTCCGTCTCCCGGCTCCAGGGGGAGCGGGGCGGCCGGATACGAGGGGTGGTGCTGAAAGAAGGCGCGTCCACGGACACCGAGCAGGTGCTGGAGGCGGACCTGGTGGTGGATGCCAGCGGGCGCGGTTCGCACGCCCCCCAGTGGCTGCAAGCCCTGGGACGCGCGCTTCCGCCCGAGCAGCTCATCCGCCCCGGCCTGGCCTACGCCACCCGCTGGTACCGCGTGCCCCCCAATCGCCAGGTGGAGCGACTGGGGGACTGGGTCATCATCGGCACGTCGCCCGAGTTCCCCGCCAGGCCCTACAGCGGCGCCGTGTGCCGCGTGGAGGGCGAGCAGATGATCGTCACCCTCCTGGGAGCCGGCAACCACCCGATGCCGACGGATGACACGGACTTCCTCGCGCTGGCCCGCGAGCTGCCCCTGCCCGCCATCGCCGAGCTGATCCAGGACGCCGAGCCCCTCTCCCCCATCCACACGTTCCGCGGGGCCCGCAACCGGTGGCGCCACTACGAGCGGGTCGCCCACTGGCCCGAGGGCTTCGTGGTGCTGGGAGACGCGGCCTGTGTCTTCAACCCGGCCTATGGTCAGGGCATGACCGTGGCGGGCCTGAGCGCCCTGCTGCTGGATGCGTGCCTGAGGGAGGACGGTGCCGGGATGTGCCACACCTTCCAGAAGCGACTGGCCGAACTGCACCAGGTGCCCTGGGGCATGGTCCGCGGCGATGACACCTTGTGGGAGCTGGGCGACAAGGCCACGTGGGTGCAGCGGCTCACCAGCCAGGTGCAGCGGCAGCTCGTGGGCTCGCTCTTCTTCTCCGAGGCCGGCACCCGGCGCTTCCTCGAGGTCATGCACATGCTGCGCACCCCCGAGTCGATGCTGGACAGGGAGGGCCTCGTGCAGGTGGGCCGCGGGGTGGTGAACCGGCTCGCCCGGCGGCTGCCCCCGTCCCTGCGCCCCGCCTGGTTGTGA
- a CDS encoding anti-sigma factor family protein encodes MSTHPLEWTLRRLHAGELPGPETQQIQAHVSSCAECHEVMKGLEADQARFEAEVPFDRFAANVERALRKPPPSRPRFHGVLIAVAATVLVVVAARPMLSSSPSLNRLKGGASAELRIGGDGPQRAIQPGDTEALLPDERVRLGYVAGSYRYVMAVSVDDTGEVSALYSEQGMSLPVEAGAGRHWLPESVQFTGTGHERVVLVLSENPLRVETVQAAARRGWEAAGGKVAAMSTLGVEGEELHWLLLKP; translated from the coding sequence ATGAGCACTCACCCCTTGGAATGGACGCTGCGGCGGTTGCACGCCGGAGAGCTTCCCGGCCCGGAGACCCAGCAGATCCAGGCGCATGTGTCCTCGTGCGCGGAGTGTCACGAGGTGATGAAGGGCCTCGAGGCGGACCAGGCCCGCTTCGAGGCGGAGGTTCCCTTCGACCGCTTCGCGGCCAATGTGGAGCGCGCCCTGCGCAAGCCGCCACCTTCCCGGCCCCGGTTCCATGGTGTGCTGATCGCCGTGGCGGCCACGGTCCTGGTGGTGGTGGCGGCCCGTCCGATGCTCTCGTCGTCTCCTTCCCTCAACCGGCTCAAGGGCGGAGCCTCCGCGGAGCTGCGTATCGGCGGCGATGGGCCCCAGCGCGCGATCCAACCGGGTGACACCGAGGCGCTCCTCCCGGACGAGCGGGTACGCCTGGGGTATGTGGCGGGTTCCTACCGGTACGTGATGGCGGTGTCCGTGGACGATACCGGTGAGGTGTCGGCGCTCTATTCCGAGCAGGGGATGAGCCTCCCCGTCGAAGCAGGAGCCGGCAGACATTGGCTGCCCGAGAGCGTGCAGTTCACGGGCACGGGCCACGAGCGGGTGGTGTTGGTGCTCTCCGAGAACCCGTTGAGGGTGGAGACCGTGCAGGCGGCGGCCCGGCGGGGCTGGGAGGCCGCGGGAGGCAAGGTGGCGGCCATGTCCACGCTGGGCGTGGAGGGTGAGGAGCTCCATTGGCTGCTGCTCAAGCCTTGA
- a CDS encoding caspase family protein: MAAAQALRRLADHARVLVLGVLLATAVQAQPLRRFALVAGNDEGGAGTRPLRFAKDDARKMHDLLVRLGGVEPGDARLLLDESAEDFLQSLARLETRVQAARARGERTSLLVYYSGHAKDDSLRMGDSALNLEALKRRLAATPVDIRIAILDSCRSGALTRRKGARRAPSFVVDTGTVQESRGLVILTSSSADEDSQESDLLGGSYFSHHLVSGLMGDADRSADGQVTLFEAYSHAYARTVADTADSSAGAQHPTFSYDMAGQGDLVLTSPRGSDEGLLVPRTAPVGDYYFVNPRGLVVAELHKAADSERRLALAPGTYTVKRRMTDRLRVGEAEVQRGRTTVLDESRLRDTPFSDDPVKGVPSRGRDPLSYWTVGLALGHHSFFDTSTRDNLFPYVPLMALELGLHDYLREGWSWTFDLALGMQNARLGLPTLEGTRYRYSLLNVGTSLLVEWPLGRVSPFIGPRLAYLGMQRDFEDVNFPDQRYGMLTPGVVAGVRWRPLERVEFTGNLRLHYFFYNVDYQRSLGYWEFLVIAKYRL, encoded by the coding sequence TTGGCTGCTGCTCAAGCCTTGAGGCGCCTGGCGGATCATGCCCGGGTGCTCGTCCTGGGCGTGTTGCTGGCAACGGCCGTGCAGGCGCAGCCGCTGCGCCGCTTCGCCCTGGTGGCGGGCAACGACGAGGGCGGCGCGGGCACCCGGCCCCTGCGGTTCGCGAAGGACGATGCGCGCAAGATGCACGACCTCCTGGTGCGACTGGGGGGCGTGGAGCCCGGCGATGCGCGACTGCTGCTGGACGAGTCCGCGGAGGACTTCCTCCAGTCGCTCGCCAGGCTGGAAACGCGCGTCCAAGCGGCACGGGCTCGGGGCGAGCGCACCTCGCTTCTTGTCTACTACTCGGGCCATGCGAAGGACGACTCGCTGCGGATGGGAGACAGCGCGCTGAACCTGGAGGCGCTCAAGCGCCGGCTGGCGGCGACGCCCGTGGACATCCGCATCGCCATCCTGGACTCGTGCCGCTCCGGGGCGCTCACGCGGAGGAAGGGCGCCCGGCGCGCTCCCTCCTTCGTCGTCGACACGGGCACCGTGCAGGAAAGCCGGGGGCTCGTCATCCTCACCTCCAGCTCGGCGGACGAGGACTCGCAGGAGTCGGATCTGCTGGGGGGCAGCTATTTCTCCCATCACCTGGTCAGCGGACTGATGGGGGACGCGGACCGTTCCGCGGATGGCCAGGTGACACTCTTCGAGGCCTACTCCCATGCCTATGCCCGCACCGTGGCGGACACCGCGGACAGCAGCGCGGGGGCCCAGCACCCGACCTTCAGCTACGACATGGCTGGCCAGGGCGACCTGGTGTTGACGAGTCCGCGGGGGAGCGACGAGGGCCTGCTGGTGCCTCGCACCGCGCCCGTGGGGGACTACTACTTCGTGAACCCTCGTGGCCTCGTGGTGGCGGAGCTGCACAAGGCCGCGGACTCCGAGCGGAGGCTCGCCCTGGCCCCGGGCACGTATACGGTGAAGCGGAGGATGACGGACCGGCTGCGCGTGGGCGAGGCCGAGGTCCAGCGCGGGCGCACCACGGTGCTCGACGAGTCGCGGCTGCGGGACACGCCCTTCTCGGATGATCCGGTGAAAGGCGTGCCTTCCCGGGGGCGTGACCCCCTTTCGTATTGGACGGTGGGTCTCGCCCTCGGACATCACTCCTTCTTCGATACCTCCACCCGCGACAACCTCTTCCCCTACGTGCCCCTGATGGCTCTGGAATTGGGCCTGCACGATTACTTGCGCGAGGGCTGGAGCTGGACCTTCGATCTGGCGCTGGGCATGCAAAATGCCAGGCTGGGGTTGCCCACCCTCGAGGGCACGCGCTACCGCTATTCGCTGCTGAACGTGGGGACTTCGCTGTTGGTCGAGTGGCCCCTGGGTCGCGTGTCTCCCTTCATTGGACCGCGGCTCGCCTACCTGGGCATGCAGCGCGACTTCGAGGATGTGAACTTCCCGGATCAACGGTATGGGATGCTCACCCCAGGTGTCGTGGCGGGCGTGCGCTGGCGGCCCTTGGAGCGTGTCGAGTTCACCGGGAACCTCCGCCTCCACTACTTCTTCTACAACGTCGATTATCAGCGCTCCCTCGGGTACTGGGAGTTCCTGGTCATCGCGAAGTACCGCCTCTGA
- a CDS encoding RNA polymerase sigma factor: MKAITGGKKSRSEFLRELYTAYGGSVYGRCLFLLKNPANAEDAMQEVFARALNSADEFRVGSSPLAWLLKIATHHCLNLLRAEQAPWRRWFELTALARPKADGGELKMEARELVRSLLSRVDLETQAAVVHYWVDGMTLEEVAAILERSVPTVRKRLERFAALTNEELKVS; encoded by the coding sequence TTGAAGGCCATCACTGGAGGGAAGAAGAGCCGGAGCGAGTTCCTGCGCGAGCTGTACACCGCGTATGGCGGCAGCGTGTATGGGCGCTGCCTCTTTCTGTTGAAGAACCCCGCGAACGCGGAGGACGCGATGCAAGAGGTGTTCGCCCGCGCCCTCAACTCCGCGGACGAATTTCGCGTGGGCTCCTCGCCCCTGGCGTGGTTGCTGAAGATCGCCACCCATCACTGTCTCAACCTGCTGCGCGCGGAGCAGGCCCCCTGGCGGCGCTGGTTCGAGCTGACCGCCCTGGCCCGTCCGAAGGCGGATGGGGGAGAGCTGAAGATGGAGGCGCGGGAGCTGGTGCGCTCGCTGCTGTCCCGGGTGGACCTGGAGACGCAGGCGGCGGTGGTGCACTACTGGGTGGACGGAATGACGCTGGAGGAGGTGGCCGCGATCCTGGAGCGTTCGGTGCCCACGGTGCGCAAGCGGCTGGAGCGGTTCGCCGCCCTGACGAACGAGGAGCTGAAGGTCTCATGA